The sequence CAGCGGCGTGCTGCTGAATAGGCAGAATCCCAAAACGGCAAGAGCTGATATTGAAAAATACACTTTCATAGAAAACCGCCCTTTTTCGAACTCTTCGTTCGTCGCTCAATTCCCCGGCGCTGAAGCGCCTCTTCATGCGCTCGCGTTAATATACGAAAATGGCGACGACAGGATGTCACTGATATGTGGGATGATTGTAAAATGCTTGTGAAATACTTGTGATCCGTGAAAGCGTGTGGCCAGGTTTCTAGCCAATTTCCCCGCAAAAAACTTTTTCTTCCTGTAACAAACAAACTTCGCATAAACCCATAAGGTTTCAAATGTGCTTGTTGGTGACCTGTTTTTCCTCAAGCTCGAAAAGATAGCCTGCGCCGTGCACGGTTTTGATGTAGCGCGGTTGATCCGGGTTGGGCTCGATGTGTTTGCGCAGGCGGCGCACATGGGTATCCACGGTTCGCGTGGTCGGATAGACTTCATAGCCCCAAATATCGTCGAGCAAACGCTGCCGCGTTAGCAGCTCTCCCTGATGACGCAGGAAGTATTCCAGCAAGAGAAATTCACGATTGGTCAAATCTTGCCGTTCGCCCGCCTTGACCACTTCGTGGCGCTTCACATTTACCACCACTTCGCCAAACGTGATCTCATCCGGCAGCATTTCGGTGTTGGCGCCCCCGGCAAATTCGCCGCGCCGGAGATGCGCTTTGATGCGCGCCAGCAATTCGCGCACACTGAAAGGCTTCGTGATATAATCATCTGCCCCCAGCTCCAAACCGAAAACTTTATCATTCTCCTCGGCCTTGGCGGTCACCATCAGAACCGTCGTTTTCATGCCTTCATCACGAATCCGTTTGCAAATCTCAAGGCCGCTCATGCCGGGCAGCATCAGATCCAAAATCATCAAATCCGGATCAAACTCTTTAACCAGGCGATAGCCTTCTTGGCCGGATTTGACAGACCGGATATCATAGCCTTCGTCGCGCAAGATGTTTTCAAGGCCGTACAGAATGGCGTCGTCATCTTCCACAATAAGTATTTTTTTCATGCCGAATGCTCAACGGTTTGATGATGTTCCTGGTTTGATTGTTCAGCAGATTCTTCGCCCGGCGTGTCATCGTCTGGCGGAATCGGCAACGTGAGGCTAAAGGTCGAACCCTTTCCCTCCACACTGCGCACACGAATCGCGCCCTGATGCGCCTCAACGATGTGTTGCACCAGCGTCAAGCCCAATCCCACTCCACCTTGGCGCTTGGAGTTGAGCTTCTGATCGACACGATAAAACTCATCGAAGACCCTGGGAAGCTGGGCTGGCGCAATGCCAATCCCACGATCTTCGACTTCAATGTGAACGTGCGCCTGATCGCGAAAAGCGCGCACGGTGATGCTCTTTTCCTTTTCACTGTACTTTACGGCGTTGCTCAACAGATTGAGCAGCGCCTGCACTATGGCATCGGCGTCCCAAAACAGCGCGGGCAACAAGTCATCGATCTCAGACTGGATGGTGAATCCTTGCGCTTCGGCATGTGGGCGGAAAGAGTCGATCGCTTTGCGCAGAACAACCGCTGGCAATTCATATTCAAAATTATACTGTTTCACGCCCCGTTCGATCCTGGAAAAATCCAAAATGTTTTCAATGAGCCTTCCCAGGCGATCGCTTTCACGGCGGATCACGCCCAGGTATTGACCGGTGCGCATGCGCAACTCCTGATTTGAGGCGGCGGACGGCTGGCGAAATTGTATGTCCAGATGCTCTGCCAGCATCTTGATCGAAGTTAAGGGCGTGCGTAACTCGTGTGAGACGCGCGAGACAAAGGTCGATTTCAACTCAGACAGATGCGCTTGCTCCCGCGCAAACCTGATAAAAAAATAGGCGCCGAAGAAAATGCTCAACAACAGGAGTGCAATCAGCCAAAGCCACAACAGGCGGCCAAAATCGCCTGCGGGCGGCGAGGGCTCTTCGTTGAGGAATACACCCACCTGCCAAAACCTGAAGGGGGAATCCAAAGATTGCGTGGCAACCGGCGCCGCTTTCGGTTCCGCCGTTCCAATGACATATGCACCATCGTTGTCCAGGATCGCCGGAATAACGCTCTCACTAGTTTCCAAATGGCTCAAAATGACCGGAAAAATCCGTTCGCGCAAGCGTGTTAAATTCACCCGAAATCCCAATAATCCGGAAATGGAAGAACCGGATTGATCCGGCAGCGGATGGTAACCAAGCAGAAACGGTTCGTCGTCAGCCTGGCCGGAGAAATAGCGAATAATCGGCCGGTAGTTTTTTCGTTTGATCACGAGTTCGTGCAGTTCTTCATCGAACACCTGTACAAAGTATTTGTCGCTAATGCGCTTCTTTTGCTGCCTCGCGAGTGCCTGGAATTGCTCCCGATAAGATTCCACATTGGACAGTCGCGGCGAGGAAAGAATCCTTGCTGACAAAACCTTGATCCAATTGGCAAAATTCGAATATTGTTGTCGATTGATCGTGTCGCTTCGTTCCCACAGATCCTTGCTCATGCGCAAAAGCGTCGCGATCGCCTCCAGTTCACGGCCGAGATTGTCGAGACAAACGGCAATCTGATATTGCGCCAGGAAACGCAAATACGTTTTGTTGAGATCCCTTATTTCCGGATATTCCTGCAACAGTTCTTCATAAGTGCGCAGTGCGGCCTGCCAATCGGCTTTCTTTGTTTGAGCACGCCCGAGCAGGCTGTGCGCCATGGCGTGCAACTGCGGTGAAGCTGTTTCCACTAGTATTTGTTCATAGGTGGCAATGGCCTCGTCAAGATCATGAGACTGGTATTCCAGCTCCTCGCCGCGAGTTGACAGTTCGTTGTACCGCTCGTAATCACGCACAATCGTCTCGCCTTGTGCTGCGTGGACGGATGCGCTTGCCCTTTTCAATGTGGGTTCGGGAGGATAGACGACCTGGCCGGGGCCAACGAACAGCGCGCAGGAAGAAATCAGAGGTTCGGTGACGATCAAGCTGTCCAGTTGCCCGGTGGACAGCGGCGTGCCGAGACGTTCCAGAGCATGCTCGATCGAGTTTTGCAGTCGCGTTTGCACATTTTCAAGCTCGCCGTCTATTTCGCGAGCCGCGAGACGAACAAACTGGCGATAGCTTTCAACAACTTTCTGCTTAGCCAGCAGTTGTTGATTCTCGAACGCGCGCCAGCTCAAATAACCCAACAAGCCGCTGGGCAAAAAAATCAGCAACACGAATATAGCCGCCAGGCGCAGTTCGCGCTTTTGATCGAGCATGAATTGGCGCAACGGCCGAGGGCCATTCACCGAAACTGCTTTCCTTGAGGTGAGAGCTTGCAGCAAACGCATTGCATGCCCCAAAAGGGTTGATTTCAGTCAAAAAATTTTATTAAGGTAATGCTTTCAAGCTATTTTAGCAAGAGGGCCTTCAATTTCACCACCTACCACGTGCCACTGTTGCGATTGCAGAATTCGGCGTTCGAATCAATGTGAAAGTATACTTGAACAGAAGCCATTTCCTCGGCAGTTACTCCCGCAAACTCCGGGCGATTGTGGCACGCCCGAAAATCGTCCCCGTAACTTAGGCGGCTTCTGTTTCTGCTCTTTCAATTCTCCATATTAGTCCGCCGCTAGATAAACTCGGACACTACCCGCCAAACAATCTGCTCGTCCGCAATTACCCCTTTCATCATCTATATCTCTGAGCGCGCAGTGGATTCATATGTGCCTGTCCAGCCAGGCTGTTACAGTCATCACTGAAATCTACGTGCAAACGAATCGCCCCGAGGTCACAACTGGCATAGTAGGTTTTGTATAAGAACAGTTAGAAAATTCACACATCAAACCACCTGCATTTCAAAAAATATGGAACTCGCATTTCGGAGGTTTCTCAAAATGCACACGAGCATTCTTTTCGAACACCTTTTAACCGGCAACAACGAGAAAATCTGTGCGGCAACAACCATTCTGAAAATGATCGGTGCGCATCTTCGCGTAATGTTACTGCTCAGTCTTGTGGCCGGCTGCGCCGGAAGTGTCAACACTCAGGCACCAATGAAGCAAGCTACAGCAAACTCATCGGCAACGGCACACACCGGTATTTCCGGCAACATACTGAGCCAGTGGATTGACCGCAGCCCGACCATCAACCCGGTCTCCTTGCCCCCTGCCGGCGAAGATTGCGGCTTAATCTACGATCCGGTGCAGCATCGCATCGTTTTGTTTGGCGGCAAAAACGACCAGAACGAGAATTTGAATGAAGTTTGGGCATTGGATTTGGCAAAAAATACCTGGCGAAAACTGGCTGTGGAAGGCGAGGCCCCGCCCGGAAGCGAGGATCATGTCGTCATCTATGATCCGCTGAGCTATCGCTTGATTCTGCACGGCGGGGAAAAGGGAAAATCAACGAACAAGACCTGGGCATTCGATCTGAAAACGCCGCGCTGGCGCAATATGACCGACTCAACCGCGCCGGTGCGGGAGGATCATACCGCGATTTTTGACAGCCGCGGCAAACGCATGGTCCTGTTCGGCGGCCGCGACAATGACTTTACGCTGTTTGACATTTGGGCTTTTGATCTTGATCCCCAATCGCCGACATTTGAAAAATGGCAGGATTTGACGGTTTTTGATCAACACCCCATGGGCCGCGCCGATCACGTGGCAGCTTATGACAGCCTGCGGAATCGCATGATCGTTTACGGAGGGTGGGATAACGATAGCAACGAATATATTGAAGACACTTGGGCGTTTTATTTTGCCGAACCGCCCGATACCGCAGGGCATTGGCGGCAAATCAAAACCAGCAAATCACATCCCCCAAAACGCCGCCATGCCGTGGGCGTTTATGATTCGGCGCGAGATTGGTTTATCATTTTCGGTGGATATGGCGAGAAAGGATTTCTGAATGATGTGTGGGCATTCGATCTCAAAGAAGATTTGTGGATCAATATCACACCCGGCCCGCAGCCGCGCATGGATCATCAGGCGATTTACGATCCGCGCAGCCAGCGCTTAATGATCTACGGCGGCGATGCCTTGCTTGAGGGCAAGTTTCACGATCTTTGGGAATTGCAGGTTCAGCCGGATTTGCCGCTGGAGCTGCTGTATCGCGGCGCGGGCGCGAAACCCAAAGCCGCAGCAAACGAATAGAACAACGCATAAAAAAAGCCGGGGCGATTTGCCTCGGCTTTTTTTGTCACCACAATTTAAGAAATCCTGTAGATCCTTGTTGCAAACGGCGCACGGCTTACTCGAACCGCAGAGCCGCAATCGGATTCATTTGCGCAGCCTGGCGCGCCGGATAAATTCCGAAGACGATTCCCACCAGCGCCGAAATGCCGAACGAAATCACCACGCTGTAAAATGAAATGACGGTATCCCATCCCGCAAAAAGATTGATTCCCTTGGCCATGATGGCGCCGATAATAACGCCGATGATGCCACCCGTGGCGCTGATCAAAACCGTCTCATGGAGAAATTGACCAAGAATATCGCGCTCGGTGGCGCCCAGGGCGCGGCGAATGCCGATTTCCTT comes from Cytophagia bacterium CHB2 and encodes:
- a CDS encoding tetratricopeptide repeat protein; protein product: MRLLQALTSRKAVSVNGPRPLRQFMLDQKRELRLAAIFVLLIFLPSGLLGYLSWRAFENQQLLAKQKVVESYRQFVRLAAREIDGELENVQTRLQNSIEHALERLGTPLSTGQLDSLIVTEPLISSCALFVGPGQVVYPPEPTLKRASASVHAAQGETIVRDYERYNELSTRGEELEYQSHDLDEAIATYEQILVETASPQLHAMAHSLLGRAQTKKADWQAALRTYEELLQEYPEIRDLNKTYLRFLAQYQIAVCLDNLGRELEAIATLLRMSKDLWERSDTINRQQYSNFANWIKVLSARILSSPRLSNVESYREQFQALARQQKKRISDKYFVQVFDEELHELVIKRKNYRPIIRYFSGQADDEPFLLGYHPLPDQSGSSISGLLGFRVNLTRLRERIFPVILSHLETSESVIPAILDNDGAYVIGTAEPKAAPVATQSLDSPFRFWQVGVFLNEEPSPPAGDFGRLLWLWLIALLLLSIFFGAYFFIRFAREQAHLSELKSTFVSRVSHELRTPLTSIKMLAEHLDIQFRQPSAASNQELRMRTGQYLGVIRRESDRLGRLIENILDFSRIERGVKQYNFEYELPAVVLRKAIDSFRPHAEAQGFTIQSEIDDLLPALFWDADAIVQALLNLLSNAVKYSEKEKSITVRAFRDQAHVHIEVEDRGIGIAPAQLPRVFDEFYRVDQKLNSKRQGGVGLGLTLVQHIVEAHQGAIRVRSVEGKGSTFSLTLPIPPDDDTPGEESAEQSNQEHHQTVEHSA
- a CDS encoding response regulator transcription factor, coding for MKKILIVEDDDAILYGLENILRDEGYDIRSVKSGQEGYRLVKEFDPDLMILDLMLPGMSGLEICKRIRDEGMKTTVLMVTAKAEENDKVFGLELGADDYITKPFSVRELLARIKAHLRRGEFAGGANTEMLPDEITFGEVVVNVKRHEVVKAGERQDLTNREFLLLEYFLRHQGELLTRQRLLDDIWGYEVYPTTRTVDTHVRRLRKHIEPNPDQPRYIKTVHGAGYLFELEEKQVTNKHI